A genomic region of Streptomyces diastaticus subsp. diastaticus contains the following coding sequences:
- the trpA gene encoding tryptophan synthase subunit alpha — translation MSHSTATGLPSAPPAESRRTSLGVFLPSGLPGVHRYVEALAPALPPGQDGFFEIGVPHAEAVYDGPLIRAVYRQALRDGATMADLLRTVEHAARHAPVVVMSYWEPVRRYGPERTALALAEAGADGAMIVDLPAAAAPAWHESAARAGITAPRFAAPDLPDADLCHLARLASGWLYAPASTAPTGYRGPLDLCGLGAAVRRLRTVTPLPVMAGVGISTPALAAAVSPVVDGIVVGSPVLRALAADPDEAPALVERFARAVCAEEQPVLPV, via the coding sequence ATGTCTCACTCCACCGCCACCGGTCTCCCCAGCGCCCCGCCCGCGGAGTCCCGCCGGACCTCGCTCGGTGTCTTCCTCCCCTCCGGCCTGCCCGGCGTCCATCGGTACGTCGAGGCGCTGGCCCCCGCGCTGCCCCCCGGGCAGGACGGTTTCTTCGAGATCGGCGTCCCGCACGCGGAAGCGGTCTACGACGGCCCGCTCATCCGGGCCGTCTACCGCCAGGCCCTGCGGGACGGCGCCACGATGGCGGACCTCCTGCGGACCGTGGAGCACGCGGCCAGGCACGCGCCCGTGGTGGTGATGAGCTACTGGGAGCCGGTGCGGCGGTACGGCCCGGAACGGACGGCGCTGGCACTCGCGGAGGCGGGCGCGGACGGCGCCATGATCGTCGACCTGCCCGCGGCGGCGGCGCCCGCCTGGCACGAGAGCGCCGCGCGGGCGGGCATCACGGCACCGCGCTTCGCCGCTCCGGACCTGCCCGACGCCGACCTGTGCCACCTCGCCCGGCTCGCCTCCGGGTGGCTCTACGCCCCCGCCAGCACCGCCCCCACCGGCTACCGGGGCCCGCTCGACCTGTGCGGCCTGGGGGCGGCCGTGCGGCGGCTGCGCACGGTGACGCCGCTGCCGGTGATGGCGGGCGTCGGCATCTCCACCCCCGCCCTCGCGGCGGCGGTCTCCCCCGTGGTCGACGGCATCGTCGTCGGCAGCCCCGTGCTGCGCGCCCTGGCCGCCGATCCCGACGAGGCTCCCGCCCTGGTCGAGCGATTCGCCCGGGCGGTCTGCGCCGAGGAGCAGCCGGTGCTGCCGGTGTGA